One Phoenix dactylifera cultivar Barhee BC4 chromosome 8, palm_55x_up_171113_PBpolish2nd_filt_p, whole genome shotgun sequence genomic window carries:
- the LOC103721655 gene encoding auxin-responsive protein IAA30: MESTVVEKRHQYSLGFEETELRLGLPGDAEATKKRGFSKTIDLKLKLRTVDSKDAKPEAEKMKRSASQKNLLACSSDPEKPPAPKAQVVGWPPVRSFRKNIMSIQSDKGKKDEDEKSATSATFVKVSMDGAPYLRKIDLKMYSSYQELSVALEKMFSSFTIGNCSSQGIKGRDFMNESKLMDLLNGSEYVPTYEDKDGDWMLVGDVPWEMFVDSCKRLRIMKGSEAIGLAPKVMEKCKNQS; encoded by the exons ATGGAGAGTACTGTGGTGGAGAAGAGGCATCAGTATAGCTTGGGGTTCGAAGAGACCGAGCTCCGGTTGGGGCTGCCTGGAGATGCAGAGGCCACGAAGAAGAGAGGGTTCTCGAAAACGATCGACTTGAAGCTCAAACTCCGAACGGTTGACTCGAAGGACGCCAAACCGGAGGCGGAGAAGATGAAAAGGTCGGCGAGCCAGAAGAACCTCCTTGCTTGCAGCAGTGACCCCGAGAAGCCCCCGGCTCCCAA GGCACAGGTGGTGGGTTGGCCACCCGTTCGATCTTTCAGGAAGAACATCATGTCCATTCAATCTGACAAGGGCAAGAAAGATGAGGATGAGAAGTCTGCCACCAGTGCCACCTTTGTGAAGGTTAGCATGGACGGAGCGCCTTACCTCCGTAAGATCGACTTGAAGATGTACAGTAGCTATCAGGAACTCTCTGTTGCACTTGAGAAAATGTTCAGCTCCTTCACCATTG GGAACTGCAGTTCTCAAGGGATAAAAGGTAGGGATTTCATGAACGAGAGCAAGCTGATGGATCTTCTAAATGGTTCCGAGTATGTTCCTACCTATGAAGATAAAGATGGTGACTGGATGCTCGTCGGGGATGTACCATGGGA GATGTTCGTTGATTCATGCAAGCGCTTGCGGATAATGAAAGGATCAGAAGCCATTGGACTTG CGCCAAAAGTCATGGAGAAATGCAAGAACCAAAGCTGA